Part of the Streptomyces antimycoticus genome, CTCGACGGCCTTCCCGCGCACACCATCCGCCTCGTGCGGCGCGCGTTCCGTGTGGTCGGGGCGCCGCGTACGCACCGCGCACACCCGTGTGCCGGGGGCCTGCCGCGGGCGCGGAGGGCAGGGATCAGCCGCCGAAGTCGCCCCCGAAGCCACCGCCATCCCCGAAGCCACCGCCGAAGCCGCCGCCGTCGCCGAAACCACCGCCGAAGTCGCCGCCCCCGGCGTCACCGTCGCCCCCGCCGTCGCCGAAGCCGCCGCCGAAGTCACCGGTGTCGTAGCCGGGGTCGAGGGACCCGCCCAGCAGCGTGCCGATCAGCAGCCCGGGCAGCAGCATCGAGCCGTATCCGCCGAAGTACCCGCTCGCCCAGGGCCCGTAGGCCGGACCGGCCTCCCAGTACGGGCGTCGCCGGTCGCCGCCGATCGGGACGGTGCGGGAGTCCGGATCGAGGCCGTCGTCGATGCGCGTGGCGTCCGCGGCGCAGGCGGGCACGGAGCGCCGGCTGCCGCCCGAGGGCGCCCACTGGACGTCCCGGACCGAGGGGCCGTGGCGCGGGTCGAAGAAGCACGGCGGGCGGCGCTCGGGCAGCGGCCCGCCCTCGCGGCGGGCATCGAGCACCGCCAGCGCGAAGCGGCCCTCCTCCAGCGCCTCGGTCACCGGCCGTACGTCCGCGGGGCGCCGGGCCGCGGCCGACTTCGCCTTCGCCTCCTCGTAGGCGTCCAGGGCGCGGCCGTAATCGTCCGCCATCTCGGGGTGGACGCCGGGTCGGCCGGGTCGAAACCGGTCCGGCTGAGCTTCTCGCCGTACGCGGTGATGTCCTCCTCGACCACGCCGCGTACCTGCTCCAGCTCGGCCCGCTCACGCTCGCGGCGCTGCTTGCGGGTGCGCCGCAACATGTAGAGACCGCCTCCGCCGACGGCGGCCAGAATGATCAGCACCACCACCGTGTCCCCCACCGACATCCCGGTGGAGTCCCGCGCGCCCTGGTCGCCGCCGGTCCCCTGGCCGCCCCGGTCGTGGGTCGCCTTGGCCGCGTCGGTCACGAAGCCGTCCAGGACCGCCGCGAGGTCGCGGGGGTGCTGCCGCAGGTTCTGCTCCGCCAGCGCCTGCGAGGTGCGTCCCGGCAGCACCGAGGTGTCGGAGGCCGCCCCGAAGGAGGAGCCGAGCGCCACCGCGTAGATGCCGGGACGGTCGACAGCGGCCCGCAGCCGCCCGAAGACGCGCTCGCCCCCGTACGCGGGATTGTCCGGCAGGACGGCGACGTAGACGGGCACGCCCGCGTCGCGGATGTGTGCCACCAGGCGGCGCGCCTGTCCGGCGCTCAGTGCGTCGGAGGCGCCGGGATCGACGTATACGGGGCTGTTCCGCAGCGCCTTGCCGATCTTGTTGACATCCGTTTCGGCACGCGCGCCCCCGGCGGTGAGCAGCACCGCCGTCAGAGCGACGAGGACGGCCAGCAGCAGCGTGCCCCATCGCGGCGTCTTGACGGACACGCCTCGCATTTACCCGCATAAGGCTCAGCTATGCGTGGATCCGACTTTTCGGTGCGGGCCGACGTCCAATGTGCGTGGCTGGGCCCCGCCACTGCCCCTTTCGGCGGTGGCGGGGCCCAGTGCTGTGGGATCAGCTCGCGGTGGTGGTCACTGTGGCGCTGTCCGGCTCCATGACGACCTGGATGTACTCGGAGACGCCGGAGGCGCCGAAATTGGCGTCCCCCTCGTAGACGGCTTCGACCTCCCAGTTGCCTGCCGACAGCGCCACTGCGGAGGGGGCGCGTCCGGTCGATCCGCCGCCGGGCGACGGGAAAGTCCGTGCGCGGCTAGTCCGTGCGGCCGGTCGCGGCGACGGTGACGCCGAGGCCGATCATGGAGAGTCCGCCGACGCCGCCGACCAGGGCGAGGCGCCGTGGCGAGCGGGCGAACCAGGTGCGGGCGGTGGCCGCGGCCAGGCCCCAGACACTGTCGGAGACCAGCGCGATGGCGTTGAAGATCAGGCCGAGGAGCAGCATCTGCAGGGTGACATGCCCCTGGTCGCGGTCGGCGAACTGGGGCAGTACGGCGGCGAAGAACACCATCGTCTTGGGGTTGGCCACCCCGACCGCGAACCCCTCCCACAGCGTGCGCAGGCCCCCGTGGGCGGGACCGTCGCCGGTGAAGGCGGCCTGCAGCGAGCGGCGCTGTCGTACCGCCTTGACGCCCAGATGGACCAGATAGGCGGCGCCCACCAGCTTCAGCGTGGTGAAGACGACGGCAGAGCGCTCCACCACGGATCCGACGCCCAGCGCCACGGCCATGACCAGCACATACGCCCCGAGCGTATTGCCGATCACCGTGGTCAGCGCCGCGCGGCGACCCTGGGACAGTGCCCGGCCGACCACGAAGAGCACGCTGGGGCCGGGGATCACGATCAGCAGAAGAGACATGGCCGCGAAGGCGAGCAGCCGGTCGATGGACACCATGGGGCGCATCGAAGCACGCGAACGGGGCGCGGCTCCAACCGTTTTTCCGGTCGTCCGAGGTCGGCTGAGGTCGGCTGAGGCCGCCTGTGGTGAGCGGGCCGCCTGAGGTCAGGGGGCCGCTCCACGATCGGTGGACCTCGCCGTAAACCACGGGCGCCCGAGTCTCGGTCTGCGGCAATCTGAGGCATACCGAACGGAAAACACACCCTCAGGGGGATTTGTGACGTCCCGAGCCACGGAGCAGGCGGAACAACCACCGGAACAGCCGTCGAAGCAACTGTCGGAACAACCGCCGGAACAACCGGCCGAGCGGCCCAGTGAGGAGTTACGGTTCCGGCCGCCCGCGCTGACCGCCTTGGAGAAGAACCCCATCACCACCCGGGCCATGGCCCGCAGACTTCCCCAACTGGTCCGCCGCTCCATGGCGTTGGCCTGGAAAGTGGACCGGACGGCCGTGGTGGCGCTGCTGGTGTGCCAGGCGCTGTCGGGCTTCTTCGAGGCGTTCGGGCTGCTGGCCACCACGGGCACGATCACGGCGCTCATCTCCTCCGGCCACATCACCGACCGGCTCCGGGACGCGCTGCCCTCGATCGTGGTGCTGGCGGGGGCGGCCGGGCTGCGGGCGTTGCTGGGGATCGCGGTCAACAACATCTCCAGCCGGCTGTCCCCGCGGATCTCCCGGGAGGCCGAGACGCAGATGCTGGACGCGGCGATCAACGCCGAGCTGGCGGCGTACGACAACCCCGGGTTCAACGACAAGTGGGACGCGGCGGACCGGGGCGCCGAGGTGGCACAGGATCTGATCACCGAGTCGCAGCAGCTCATGGCGTGTCTCTCGTCGCTGATCGCGGCGGCGGGCGTGGTCACCGTGCTGCATCCGGCGCTGCTGCCGCTGTTGCTGCTGACCGCGCTGCCGCAGGGGATCGCGGGGATGAAGGCGGCCCGGGTGCACTACGAGACCAGTCGTGCGATGAGCGCCGACCGGCGCACGCTCGGGCTGCTGCGCTGGTACATGGTGGACAAGGACATCGCCGATCAGCTCCGTTCCGGCACCATGGCGGAGTTTCTGCTGAAGCGGTACCGGGCCATCGGGGCGCGGGTGGACGCGGCCACCGACACGGCGGTCCACCGGGGCGCGCGGTACGCGGTGCTGGGCGCGCTGGCGGGAGGGCTGGCGTCCGGGCTGGTCTGGATGTCGCTGGCGCTGCTGCTGGGAGCGGGGCAGATGTCGGTGGCGTCGGCGGGTACGGCGGTGTTCGCGCTGCGGACGGTGGGCGCCTCGCTGCAGGGGATGGTCGGTTACGGGACCCGGCTGTTCCGTACGGGGCTGTATCTGGACGACTGGGCGGAGTTCATCGAGGAGGCGGGCGGGCACCGGATGCGGCGCGGCACCCGGGTCCCGGCCGCGCCGCGCGTGATCAGGACCGAGGGGCTGACGTACGCCTATCCGGAGTCCGACGCCCCGGCCCTGGACGATGTCACGCTCGAGGTGCGGCGGGGCGAGGTGCTCGCGCTGGTCGGGGAGAACGGCTCGGGCAAGACCACCCTGAGCAAGCTGCTGACCGGGCTCTATCTGCCCACCAAGGGCACGGTGACGTGGGACGGCGTGGACGTGGCGGAGCTGGATCCGCAGGCGATGTGGCGGCATACGGCGGTCGTGCCGCAGGACTACGCGCACTGGCCGCTGTCCGCCCGCGACAACATCACCCTGGGCCAGCCGCACGGCGGGGACGAGGCGGTCCGGGAGGCGGCGGTCCACTCCGGGGCGCATGAGGTGGTGGACGGGCTGCGCAGCGGGCTGGACACCCTGCTCGCCCGGCAGTGGTGGGGCGGGGTGGAGCTGTCCGGCGGGCAGTGGCAGCGCATCGCGCTGGCCCGCGCGTTCCACCGGCCCGCCGGTCTGCTGGTGATGGACGAGCCCACCAGCGCGCTGGACGCCCGTGCCGAGCACCGGATCTTCGCGGGGCTGCGGCGGATGGCGGAGGACCGCGCCGTCGTCCTGGTCACGCACCGGCTGGCGAACGTGGCCGTGGCGGACCGGATCGTCGTGCTGGAGCGGGGGCGTGTGATCCAGCAGGGCACGTTCGCGGAGCTGACGGGGTGCCGCGGGCTGTTCCGGGAGTTGTGGGAGCTGCAGAACGACCGGGGGGTGCCGGCGCCACGCGGGGAGACGCTCTGAGCGCAGGCGCCGCACGAGGAGAGCCCTGAGCGCCGGCGCCGCGTGGTGAGAGACCCTTGGCCCTGGTCCTGATCAGGGACTCGGGAACCAGCCGCTTTCGGCGGCGCGGACGCGGGAGGCGGCTATTTCGGCGTAGGCCCGGTCACGGCCCTCCCAATGGGAGCCCTCGACGGACTTGCCGGGCTCGAGGTCCTTGTAGACCTCGAAGAAGTGGGTGATCTCCCGCCGGTCGAATTCGGGGACGTCCTCGATGTCCTGGACGCCGACATAGCGCGGGTCATGGGCCGGGACGCAGAGGATCTTCTCGTCCGGGCCCTGCTCGTCGCGCATGCAGTACATGCCGATGGCGCGGCAGAGGATGACACAGCCGGGGAAGGTCGGCTCGGCGACGGTGACGAGGGCGTCCAGCGGATCGCCGTCCCGGCCGAGGGTGAGGTCGACGAAGCCGTAGTCGGCCGGGTACTTCGTCGAGGTGAAGAGCATCCGGTCCAGCCGGATCCGGCCGGTGTCATGGTCCATCTCGTACTTGTTGCGGGACCCCTCCGGGATCTCCACGACCACATCGAACTCACCGTGCTCCATCGCGGCCTCCGGTCACCCGTGCGCTCCGCTGTCCTTCCAGTGTGCGCCCGGCCCTCGGGGCGGGCAGCTCGGACCTGGGCACCTCAGCCACCCCGCACGAGGGCGTCGATCTCGGCCTCGAAGAGGACCGAGGGATCGAAGCCCATGCCCGTGAACTGCCCTTGCACATCAAGGCTGATCACGCCGTGGAGCCGGGTCCAGGTGCGCAGCGCACGGCCCTTCAGCTCGCCGCCGGGCTCCTCCCCGGCCACCCAGGGGCCCGCGCCCTCCAGATGGCGCGCCAGCGCGGCCTCGAGCTCGGTGAGGGGCTGCCCGCCGCTCAGGGCGGCGCCGCTCCCCCTGCGCCACCGTCACCGGCGCCGACACCGGCCCCGCCGACGGTGGCGCAGGCGTCGACGATGGTCCGCATCAGCCCGGCCGCGATCTCGGTGGTCTCCGGCGGCGCGTGGTAACCGGGCACCGGGGTGCCGTAGATGAGCAGATAGCGGTCGGGCTGCCGCTTCGCCCAGTCGCGCAGGGCGAGGGCCAGGGCGCGGAAGCGGTCGGCGGGGGTGGCGTCGGCGACGGCCCGGGCGAGGGTTTCGGCCAGATCGCGGTAGGTGTCCGTGATCAGCTCGGTCAGCAGCTCGTCCCGGCTCGCGAAATAGCGGTAGAGCGCGGGGCCGGTCATGCCCATCGCCTTCGCGATCGCGTTCACCGAGATACCGGCCGTGCCCGACTCGGAGAGCTGGGCCAGGGCCACGGCCTTGGCCTCCTCCCGGGTCTGTTTGCGGTAGCGCTCTCGCCGTGCTGTCGCCATGGACGGGCCTCTCGTACGGGTCCTCGATTTCGGGCTTGACACCTCGAGGGTAACAGGTTCATTGTTTGGTTAGAAGTTCTCACAACAACGAGAAGTCCTCACACGGGAGCGAGATCCGCCATGATCACCGAAGTCGTTCTGCCGGGCCAGGTGGAGCCGGAGGGGCTCCAGCTCCGCACCCGCCCGCTGCCCGAGCCCGGCCCAGGGCAGGCGCTGGTGGCCGTCGAGGCGTCGGGGGTCTCCTTCGCCGAGCAGCAGATGCGCCGCGGGAAGTACTACGACCAGCCGCCGTTCCCCTTCGTGCCCGGCTATGACCTGGTGGGCACGGTGGTCTCGGCCGGCCCCGGGGTGGATCCGGCCCTGCGGGGCCGCCGGTTCGCGGCGCTCACGAAGATCGGCGGCTGGGCCAGCCACACCCTCGTCGACGCGGGCGATCTGGTGGAGGTCCCCGAGGGGGTGGACGCGGCGGAGGCCGAGACGGTGGTGGTCAACGGGATCACGGCCTGGCAGATGCTCCACCGCGTGGCCAAGGTGCGCCCCGGGATGACCGTGCTGGTGCACGGGGCCAATGGCGGAGTGGGCACCACCCTGGTCCAGCTCGCCCGCCATGCGGGCGTCAAGGTCATCGGCACCGCCTCACCCCGCCACCACGACGCGGTGCGCGCCCTCGGCGCCACCCCCCTCGACTACCGCGATCCGGATCTGCCCGGCCGGGTGCGCGCGCTGGCGCCCGGCGGGGTCGACGCGATCTTCGACCACATCGGCGGCGAGGGCATCGTCGACTCCTACCGGCTGCTCGCCCGTGGCGGCACGCTGGTCTCCTATGGCACGGCCGCCACCCGGGACATCCCCGGATCATCCCGGGCCCCGGTGCTCAAGCTGCTCGCCCGGCTGACCCTGTGGAACCTGCTGCCGAACGGGCGGGGGGCGCACTTCTTCAACCTCTGGGCCGGACGGCGGCGCCTGGCCGCCTACCAGGCGCGGATCCGCGCCGATCTGGGGCAGGTGCTGGCGTTGCTGGCGAGCGGCGAGTTCACCGCAGTGGTGGCGGCGCGGATTCCGCTCTCCGATGCCGCGGAGGCGATGCGGCTGGCCGAGTCCGGCACCGTCACCGGAAAGGTGGTCCTGGTCGCGGACCAGAGCGCCCGCCGGGACGGCGAGGAGGGCGCGCGATGAGCGCCGAGCCCTTCGGCGGATTCACGGCTCCTGGATCCCTGACCCGGCCGCCGGTCCGTGATAATTTTCGTATACGAGTTGTATGCGAAGCAGCATGGGGGCCCAGTGCCAGCGCAGTCCGGACGAGAAAAGGCGTACGCGTTCCTCAAGGAAACCGTGCTGACCGATCCCGACATGCAGGGCCGGTTCCTCACCGAGCAGGAGATCGCCGACCGGATCGGCATCTCCCGGACCCCGATCCGTGAGGCCCTGCTCCTGCTGGCGGCCGAGGACCTGGTCCAGCTGGTCCCCAAGCGGGGTGCGCATATCGCCCCGCTCTCCGGCCGGGAGATCACCGAACTGATGGAGCTGCGCGGGATCGTCGAGCGCTATGCCGCCGAGCACACCATCGAGGCGGGCACCGTGCCGGTCGCGAAGCTGATCGAGCTGCTGGACCGGCAGCGCGAGCTGATGGGGCCGGACCAGGCCAAGGAGTTCATCGCCATCGACCACCTCTTCCACGCGACCATGGTCGCCGCGGTGGGCAATGAACTCCTCAACCGGCACTACGACGGACTGCGCAGCCGCCAGATCCGGGCCGGAGTGGTGGCCCTGTACAACCAGACCGGCCGCCAGGAGGAGGTGCTCGGCGAGCACCGGGCGATCCTGGACGCGGTGGCCTCCGGGGACAGGGAGGCGGCCCGCACGGCGATCAGCGCCCATCTGGAGTCAACGCTGAAGGTGTTGCTCACCGGGTGAGTCAGCGCCCGGCGGCCGGACAGGAGTGAGTCACCGCCCTACGCCCGGACGGGAGTCAGTCACCGCCCGGTGGCCGGACGGGAGTGAGTCACCGCCCTACGCCCGGACGGCCGAGTCAGCGCCCGGTGACCGGACGGCCGAGTCACCACCCGGCGCCCGGACGGCCGAGTCAGCGTCCGGTGGCCGGACCGGTGGGTCACTGCCCGGCCCCCGGACGGTAAGTCACCACCCGGCGGCCGGACCGGTAAGTCAGCGCTCGGCGGGCGCCTCCGGATAGGTGATCACCAGCATGGTGACGCCCTCCTCGGAGACCCAGGGGCCATGCGGCATCCCCGGGGGCCGGCAGGCGTAGAAACCACGTGAGAAGGTCCTCCCCAGGGTCAGATCACGCATGCTGCCCTCGAGGAGATAGACCTCCTCCCAGCCGTCGTGGCGGGCGACCCCGGACGGGGAGGTGTCCGTCCCCGGCTCCCAGCGCACCAGGGCGGTGGTGTGGGAGCCGCTCCCGTCCGCGGCCAGGATCTGTTCGCTGACCCCCGCGCCCGCGCCCGGCGGCCGCTGCCAGGGCCCGGCGGGCAGATGGAACTCGAGCTCCGGTTTGGCCCCTTCGGCCTTGC contains:
- a CDS encoding LysE family translocator; this translates as MVSIDRLLAFAAMSLLLIVIPGPSVLFVVGRALSQGRRAALTTVIGNTLGAYVLVMAVALGVGSVVERSAVVFTTLKLVGAAYLVHLGVKAVRQRRSLQAAFTGDGPAHGGLRTLWEGFAVGVANPKTMVFFAAVLPQFADRDQGHVTLQMLLLGLIFNAIALVSDSVWGLAAATARTWFARSPRRLALVGGVGGLSMIGLGVTVAATGRTD
- a CDS encoding ABC transporter ATP-binding protein translates to MTSRATEQAEQPPEQPSKQLSEQPPEQPAERPSEELRFRPPALTALEKNPITTRAMARRLPQLVRRSMALAWKVDRTAVVALLVCQALSGFFEAFGLLATTGTITALISSGHITDRLRDALPSIVVLAGAAGLRALLGIAVNNISSRLSPRISREAETQMLDAAINAELAAYDNPGFNDKWDAADRGAEVAQDLITESQQLMACLSSLIAAAGVVTVLHPALLPLLLLTALPQGIAGMKAARVHYETSRAMSADRRTLGLLRWYMVDKDIADQLRSGTMAEFLLKRYRAIGARVDAATDTAVHRGARYAVLGALAGGLASGLVWMSLALLLGAGQMSVASAGTAVFALRTVGASLQGMVGYGTRLFRTGLYLDDWAEFIEEAGGHRMRRGTRVPAAPRVIRTEGLTYAYPESDAPALDDVTLEVRRGEVLALVGENGSGKTTLSKLLTGLYLPTKGTVTWDGVDVAELDPQAMWRHTAVVPQDYAHWPLSARDNITLGQPHGGDEAVREAAVHSGAHEVVDGLRSGLDTLLARQWWGGVELSGGQWQRIALARAFHRPAGLLVMDEPTSALDARAEHRIFAGLRRMAEDRAVVLVTHRLANVAVADRIVVLERGRVIQQGTFAELTGCRGLFRELWELQNDRGVPAPRGETL
- a CDS encoding inorganic diphosphatase is translated as MEHGEFDVVVEIPEGSRNKYEMDHDTGRIRLDRMLFTSTKYPADYGFVDLTLGRDGDPLDALVTVAEPTFPGCVILCRAIGMYCMRDEQGPDEKILCVPAHDPRYVGVQDIEDVPEFDRREITHFFEVYKDLEPGKSVEGSHWEGRDRAYAEIAASRVRAAESGWFPSP
- a CDS encoding TetR-like C-terminal domain-containing protein; the protein is MAGEEPGGELKGRALRTWTRLHGVISLDVQGQFTGMGFDPSVLFEAEIDALVRGG
- a CDS encoding TetR/AcrR family transcriptional regulator, with translation MATARRERYRKQTREEAKAVALAQLSESGTAGISVNAIAKAMGMTGPALYRYFASRDELLTELITDTYRDLAETLARAVADATPADRFRALALALRDWAKRQPDRYLLIYGTPVPGYHAPPETTEIAAGLMRTIVDACATVGGAGVGAGDGGAGGAAPP
- a CDS encoding medium chain dehydrogenase/reductase family protein; protein product: MITEVVLPGQVEPEGLQLRTRPLPEPGPGQALVAVEASGVSFAEQQMRRGKYYDQPPFPFVPGYDLVGTVVSAGPGVDPALRGRRFAALTKIGGWASHTLVDAGDLVEVPEGVDAAEAETVVVNGITAWQMLHRVAKVRPGMTVLVHGANGGVGTTLVQLARHAGVKVIGTASPRHHDAVRALGATPLDYRDPDLPGRVRALAPGGVDAIFDHIGGEGIVDSYRLLARGGTLVSYGTAATRDIPGSSRAPVLKLLARLTLWNLLPNGRGAHFFNLWAGRRRLAAYQARIRADLGQVLALLASGEFTAVVAARIPLSDAAEAMRLAESGTVTGKVVLVADQSARRDGEEGAR
- a CDS encoding GntR family transcriptional regulator, with the translated sequence MPAQSGREKAYAFLKETVLTDPDMQGRFLTEQEIADRIGISRTPIREALLLLAAEDLVQLVPKRGAHIAPLSGREITELMELRGIVERYAAEHTIEAGTVPVAKLIELLDRQRELMGPDQAKEFIAIDHLFHATMVAAVGNELLNRHYDGLRSRQIRAGVVALYNQTGRQEEVLGEHRAILDAVASGDREAARTAISAHLESTLKVLLTG
- a CDS encoding cupin domain-containing protein; the protein is MSDARKAEGAKPELEFHLPAGPWQRPPGAGAGVSEQILAADGSGSHTTALVRWEPGTDTSPSGVARHDGWEEVYLLEGSMRDLTLGRTFSRGFYACRPPGMPHGPWVSEEGVTMLVITYPEAPAER